One Malus domestica chromosome 11, GDT2T_hap1 genomic region harbors:
- the LOC103447725 gene encoding uncharacterized protein: MGRKVGTVYINPKKFGTFHKPCMKEMIAFLNCMATNQLCDDKCVKQKELLGTCMEAQSNKNRKSMGSINYHLQRLSRGRK; this comes from the exons ATGGGTCGGAAGGTTGGTACGGTGTATATAAATCCAAAGAAATTTGGAACTTTTCACAAACCTTGCATGAAGGAAATGATAGCATTTCTCAACTGCATGGCTACTAACCAGCTCTGTGATGATAAGTGTGTAAAGCAGAAGGAACTTTTGGGTACTTGTATGGAGGCTCAG AGCAACAAAAACAGAAAGTCAATGGGAAGCATCAATTACCACTTGCAGAGGCTGAGCAGGGGAAGGAAGTAG